The Candidatus Woesearchaeota archaeon region GAGACATCAAATTAGCATCCAAACAATAAACAGTTAACATAACTCATAAATTTTTTATTTTATTTTCTTAAAACCACAATCCAAAAATAAAATTAAGAATTATTTTTTCTATCAAATTTATTAATATACCCAACCAATTCTAAAGTATCTTTTAAGCCATGAATTGGATTTGGTAAAGCATATGCCTTTTCTGCAGTAAACCAACCAAAACTATCATGTTCGTTAGAGTTTATTCGAATTTCAATTTTTTTAGGTAATTTTATTCTAAACACAGGAAACTCAACTGTTTTTTCATCAAAATTCCAAGTCCAATCACCCAACAATTCAAGATCTTCTTGTTTTGCGAAGTAACCAGTTTCTTCTTTTATCTCACGAAGAATAGTTTCTTTATCCGTTTCTCCAGAATCTACTTTTCCTGCAACAAGTCCCCACTTACCTCCTTGAGATTTATGTTCAGGTCTATGTAGTAAAACAAACTCATCTTTGTATTGTAGAAAACATCCAACTGTTCGTATTTTGTATGCCATACAAACTTAGACGACTAGAAGTATAAATAATTTATGTATATATTTTACTTTTTCAAATCCCACAACGAATCAAAATAATTAGTTAGTATTAATCCAAGAACTTTATTTTCTATCCAAAGAGAAACATAATCTTTATTGGATTTTTTGTTCTTAGATTCAGATTCTTCTTTTAATCCAATAGTCATTACTTTTCCATCCCACACAGTAAATCTTGTTGATTCAGGAATATAATGTTTTGTTAAAACACCCATTTCTTGCCAAATTTTTACGGTTTTCTGATTTTGTTTAGTAATCGGACCTAAAAATCTTATAGTTGCTCCTCGAGATATTGCCTCTTTTGTTAAATCAAATAATTCACGATCAATTCTCCAAGTTTTTACAATTGCAATAACTGAATTATTAGTCTCACTTATAGATTCCTTAACTCGTTTAAAAAAAGAATTTCGCCCATAAACAATTTGAAAAACTCCTTCAGACATATGTTCTAAAGGCAGAGTTAAAAGATCAATTTTTTTCTTAACTTCTTTTAAATCATTTATTTTTGATTCTACATCAGTTTTTAGTATTTTTTTAGGATTATTAGCTTTATATACTAAAGGTTTTTGAGAAATAATTGAAACATATCCATTTTCATGTAACCATTTCATTACTTCATATATT contains the following coding sequences:
- a CDS encoding NUDIX hydrolase, with translation MAYKIRTVGCFLQYKDEFVLLHRPEHKSQGGKWGLVAGKVDSGETDKETILREIKEETGYFAKQEDLELLGDWTWNFDEKTVEFPVFRIKLPKKIEIRINSNEHDSFGWFTAEKAYALPNPIHGLKDTLELVGYINKFDRKNNS
- a CDS encoding TrmB family transcriptional regulator, coding for MISVLQQLGFSEYKARAYSELCRFGTLSALELSKKSNIPSSKIYEVMKWLHENGYVSIISQKPLVYKANNPKKILKTDVESKINDLKEVKKKIDLLTLPLEHMSEGVFQIVYGRNSFFKRVKESISETNNSVIAIVKTWRIDRELFDLTKEAISRGATIRFLGPITKQNQKTVKIWQEMGVLTKHYIPESTRFTVWDGKVMTIGLKEESESKNKKSNKDYVSLWIENKVLGLILTNYFDSLWDLKK